TCTAAGTCTCGGAGTATATCCTATTAGCCTGACACATCAAAGCCGCGGCAAGCTTGGCACAGAAGAATGGAAAGATTCCTACATTAGATATATTAGGAAGTGGGATCAAGAATTCAGTAATTCTTCAACGGTTGTTTTTTCGACTCCTGCTCATGACAACTTTAATCCAGACATACTCAAGTTAATGAATAAGGATTATGATACGATTGTAGAAGTTGGGTGTAGCCGGGGAGCTCTTGCACGAGCATACCGTTCGAGCTTTAAGTGCGATAAGTATATCGGCATCGATATCGATGAAGACTCGGCGGTTTTTGCTCGCAATCACTGCTCAGAGGTGATCATAGGAGACATCGAGTCAATGAACGAAAGCGCATGGAACACGTTATTTCCCAGCTCTTTATGGATCTTTGGAGATTCACTTGAACATCTTAAAAATCCATGGAGTCTTCTGAGGCGTATTCGTCAGAATTTAAAGCCTGAAGACTCTATCATTGCCTGTATCCCTAATGCTCAGCACTGGAGTGTAATTGCCCGACTGGCAAGCGGCAACTTTCAGTATGAGGATGAGGGCTTAATGGATCGTACGCACCTACGATGGTTCACAAAAAGGACAATCATTGATCTTTTTGAAAAGACTGGCTACTCCATTGAACTGATTTATCCAAGAATTTTTGAAAACCCGAGCGAGAATCAATATCTGCCTTTCATTCACAGAATTGCCCAAATCTATGATGGCGACACTAATGACCCATCTAATGACTGCATTCCAATTCAATATGTTATCAAGGCCAGGCCAGTGTGACCAGGCTCAAGCATCCTGGAGGCTCACCCACTCACCGTCAAGTCAATGACTAAACAGCAAATACCCCGCTCCGACAGATTGCACTTGGCTTTACATCTCGGTTGTTCATTTTTCTCAATATCACACTGTGCACGTTAAGCAAAGCCTCCTTAGAAATGACAATAGGTCTGTGTCGCAGTGGTTTTAAGCGACTATCGTCGATAGACTCTAAGCAATGACGCAAGATGTCGCAGATAAGCCTAGGGCTTATTCAAATTCCATTAAAATATTTCTGGTCGAGGCTGCGAGCATGGGTTCGGCTCGGCCCAATGACCCTCTCCCTGTACCCGAAAGCTCGACCGCCGCAACTTGTCCGACGACAATCTGGTTGAGGGCGCATTGCATCTTTAAAGCTGCTACCCCGCTAGGGTTGTTGCATCATCAGTAGCAACCGCCCATGGCACCGGCACGGGGCGACGCGCAAGGCGCGAGGCCAGGCCGTCCGGTCTCCCTCAAAGAACGAGAGCGGATTTCGCTGGCGATCAGCGCGGCATCAGCCCGTTACCGGGGCCTCAGCCGGGCTGGAAAACAGCGGCTGCTCGATGAGCTGCAGGCCTTGACCGGCTACCACCGCAAGTCCCTGCTGCGCCGCTTGAACCAGCGGCCCGATGAGCGGCAGACCAACCTGCGCGGGCAGCACCGCCGCCGCTACGGCCCCGAGGTGGTGGAGGCCTTGGTGCCGCTATGGGAGGCCAGTGATCGGCTGTGCGGCAAGCGCCTCCATGCCCTGCTGCCGCAGTTGTTGGAATCGCTGGAGCACCATGGCCACGTGCAGCTGGAAAAGGGCGTGCGGGCGCGGGTGCTGACGATGAGCAGCGCCACGATTGACCGGCTGCTGGCTCCAGTCCGCAAAAGTAGTGGTGGCCATGGATGGCGGCGCCCTCCTCGGGCTCACAGTGGCGTGAGGCGGCGCGTGCAGGTGCGCACGTTCAAAGGCTGGGATGAGCACAAGGAGCCCGGCTGGCTGGAGATCGACCTGGTGGCCCATTGCGGCGGGCGGATGGAAGGACGGTTCATCTGGACCCTGGTGGCCACCGATATCGCCAGCGGTTGGAGCGAGAGCCTGCCGGTGATCACGCGGGATGGGGCCTCGGTGTTGGCTGCAATCCAGCGGTTGCGTCAGCACCTTCCCTTCCCCTTGCGCGGGATCGATGCGGATAACGATCCAGCCTTCATGAACGCGCTGATGGAGCAGTGGTGCGATGCACCGGAGCAGGGGATCGAGCTCACCCGCTCGCGGGCGTACCAGAGCAACGATCAGGCCTGGGTGGAACAAAAAAACGGTGTGCTGATCCGCCGGGTGGTGGGCTACGAGCGCTTGGTGGGCCTGGAGGCGGCACAACTGCTGGGGGAGCTCTACGCGGCGCTGCGGCTGTTCACCAACCTGTTTCAGCCATCGTTCAAGCTGAAAAGCAGCGTGCGGGAAGGGGGCCGGATCAAGCGGCTGCACCACCCGCCACGAACACCGCTGCAACAGCTGCTGCGCACCGGAGTGCTCAGCGATCAGGAAGCCCAGGACCTCAAAGAGCTGAGAAAGCGGTGCGACCCCGTGGCGCTGCTGGCCACGATGCGGAGCTGCCAGAGCCGGCTGGCCCTGTTGATCAGCGGCCAACACACCAGTGCCATGGCGGGGGAGCCGCTTAGCTGGCAGACACCGGAACAAGAAAAGCGAGAGCTGGAGGGGTTTCTGCAGGGGTTACAGGCCCTGTGGCGCCAGAGCAGGCCTCGACAGAAAAAGCCCAAACCGCGGCAGGGCCGCCGCAGTCGGGTGGATCCCTTTGAGGCCCATGCCGACCTGATCCCCCAATGGCTGGCAGCAGAACCAGATGTGGGCAGCCAGGAGCTCCTGGACAGGCTGATCGATCTGGATCCCCAGCGTTATGGGCCCCAACACAAACGCACGCTGCAGAGGCGAATCAGAGATTGGCGCGTGGCAAGGGTGGAAATGAGGTGGGTGCCTTTTATTGGACAGATGCGGCCCCTGACATCGTTAGCCTCGGACGGGAGGAACGGGATTCGGCATCAGTGTAGACCTCATGGGGAGTTCTGCCTCCCAGGGAGCTATGGGGCCTTACATGGCAGTACCTCCACAGGAAGCGGGCCAGGCTGATCTCCGCCTCCCAGCCATCGCTGTAGGCACGCAGATACACTTCCTCATACTTGACGGTGCGCCACAGCCTCTCCACCAGGATGTTGTCAAAACAGCGCTTTCTTCCTGACCAGCTGATCTGTATCTCCTCATCCTTGAGTCGTTGAACGAAGGCTGAGGAGGTGAATTGACAGCCTTGGTCGGAATGGAAGATCTGTGGCTTGCGGCCGCTCGCCAGTGCCATCGCCAGGGCCTCCAAACAGAACTCCGTGTCAAGGCTGTTGGAGAGTCTCCAGGCGAGCACGTGCCTGGAGAACAGGTCCACAATCGCCACCAAGTACAGGAAGCCCTTCCGCAGTGGGATGTAGGTGATATCTGTCGCCCAGACCTGATCTGGAGCCGTGAGGAGCTGGAGGTCCACCAGGCAGGGAAAGCGCTCGGATGGTTTACCCGATACCGTGGTGCGGGGTTTCTGATAGATCGCTCGTAAACCCATGCGCTGCATGAGGTTTCGGACACGGTCGCGGGTGATCGGGATGCCGTCTCTGGCCAGGTAATGGACCATCCGCCGGCTGCCCGCGGTGGGATCCTCCAGGTAGAGGGCATCGATCCTCGCCATGATCTGCAGCGTGGAGTCACGGACAGGCACCGGCTGGTAATACAGCGTGGAGCGAGGCAGGCCCAGCAGCTCGCATTGGCGAGTGACCGTGAGATCAGGGTGGCCACGATCGACCAGTTTGCGCAGTTCACGGGCATCAGAGGAGTTGAGACTTTTTTTCAGCCACTCCAGCTCCATCTGGAGCTTGCCGATCTGCTGGAACAGCTCAGCCTCCTTGGCCTGGCTCTCATCCTTGGCCTGTGTCTTTTTGCCCCGGGTGAACAAGTCGCTGGCACCCTCCAGTAGTTGCTTCTTCCACTGGCTCACCTGGATCGGATGCACCGCGTGGTCGGCGGCGATCTCCTGAAGCGTCTTGCGGCCACTGATCGCCTCCATGGCGACCTTGGCCTTGAACTCGGGGCTATGGGTGCGGCGTTTGCTCATGGGTGGGACGCCCCCTTCAGGGGCGGTGCCCCGCCTCACAGGTTAACGATGGAGCCTGTCCAGAAAAACCAGACCACCTCAAAAAGTGTGTAGCCACTGCATCCGAACGGCCTGAAACCCAGCCAGGAACAAGGGAAGCAGTGTTACCAGGCGTCAATTAAAACTGGTAACAAGTTATTGATGCAAAGCGCCTGTCTCCCTGATGGGCACAGGAAACGCCTCTAACATGGCCTTTGGGCTTGCGCTGGGTCCATGACGGTTGCACCTCCGGCTCCCTACCCGGATGCCTTAGCGCCCTTGCGCCTGCCCGAGGATCTGCGCCTCAGTCCCGATCAATTCGCCGCCGTCTGCATCGCCAACCCTCAGGCGGCGCTGGAACTCACCACAGAAGGCAAGCTCATCCACACAACACCTACAGGCGGCGAAACCGGCATCCGCAACAGCCGTTTGCTGATGCGCCTGCTGGCCTGGGCCGACAGCGTGGGCAGTTGGCAGGTGTTCGACAGCTCCACGGGCTTCCTCCTCCCCGATGGCTCGGTGCGCAGCCCCGACGCCTCTCTGGTCCGTCTTGAGCGCTGGCGGGCCCTACCCCCGGAGCAGCGCCGCGAGTTCCCGCCCCTCTGCCCCGATCTGCTGGTCGAATTCGCCAGCCCAAGCGATGAAGGACCCCGCGGCCTCACGGCCTTGCGGCGCAAGATGGCCGCTTATCAGGCGAATGGCGCCAAGCTGGGCTGGCTGCTGATCCCCGAGCAGCAGGCTGTGGAGATCTGGAACAGCGAGGCCAACGGCGAGCCCTTGTGCCTTGAGGGGGCCACCACCCTGGAGGGTGACGCGCGATTCCCCGGGCTGAGGCTGGAATTGGCTGAGATCTGGGAGGCCTGAACGATTCAGGGCAGCACCTGATCAGCCAGACGCTGCAGGCGTTGATCGGCTACGAGCAATGTCCCTCGCCAGAGGCGGAGAATCCACCGCTTCTCCCTACGATGGATCAATGGCGTTTCCCCGCATCAGCCACAATCCCGCCGTGATGGGAGGCAAGCCCTGCATCCGCGGGCTGCGCATCACGGTGGGCACCATCGTTGGTCTGATGGCCAGTGGAGGCAGCCGCGAGCGCATCCTGGAGGCTTACCCACTCCTGGAGCCTGCCGACATTGATGAGGCGCTGGCTTATGCCGCCTGGCGCATGGAAGAGCGAGAAGAGGAGCTGGTCCTGGACTGATGGCCAGGCTCCTGGTCGACATGAACCTCTCAAGCGAATGGATCACGCTGTTACAGGCTGCTGGCCATCAGGCCGTGCACTGGTCCGAGGTGGGCGATCCGCGAGCACCGGATACGGACCTGATGCGATGGGCCCTGAATAACGGCTACGCCATCTTCACCCACGACCTGGACTTTGGGACGATGCTGGCCCTCAGCGGCGCCCATGGCCCCAGCGTGCTGCAGGTCCGCTGCCTCAACGTGCTGCCTGATGCGATCGGCCCCCTGGTTCTCTCGCTCCTGATGACCTACGCCGCCGAGATCGACCAAGGGGCGCTGGTGGTGGCTGACGAACGCCGCGAGCGCGTGCGGATCCTGCCGCTGAACAGGCAAGGCTGACCGCCTGTGAACGAGGAGAGAGCCTTCGTGGATCTCGAAAGCAGATCCACCCATGCCCGAACCTCCTGCACCCTGCTGGTGCTCACCAGCCTTGAGCTCGATGAAATCTGGGAGGTCTAAACGGTTCAGGGCAGGACCTGATCGGCCAGACGCTGCAGGCGTTGATCGGCAGTGACCGGCAGGGCAGTTTTCCGGCGAGCCAGCGCCAGGTACAGAGAGTCGTAGAGGCGGTGGTTCAGATGGCAGGAGAAGGCAAGGGGGCTTCCACCTGCCGATGGCGGTCGCTGCGGATCAGTGATTCCGGAGACTCCTCCCATGGCAGCACTTGTCGCTGCTGCCATCGCTCGGCGATCCTCTCCAGCGCCAGCCGGCGCCGCTGCCGCGGGTCTTCGCCTGCGATGGCCTCCAGATCAGCCAGGGCCTGCTGGCTCAGGCTGCGCTTCTGGGCGCTGGCCCGGCGCTGAAACAGGCGGTACAGCGGATCCGGTACATCGCGTATCTGCAGGGAGGCCATGGCAAGACCACAAGTTCAATGAATGTACTGAGATTGCATGCAAAGCGCATGTTCTGGCCGCGCGATGGAGTTTCTCATCCCCCCGCCAGCACCCTCGTCTCCGTCTCGATCCGCTGGGACCCGCCCCCCGAGGGTTCGAACTCCTGCCGCAGCTGCAGATGCAGCAGCCCATCCAGGTCCCGGGAGGCCTCCAGCCCCGGCAAGGCAAGCCCATCCAGCAGCACCCTGTTCTGGGCCGCGCCGGTGCTCGGTTCGCCGTCCAGCCCAAAGGCCGGGCCGCAGCGCATCAGTACCCGCCGGCGCCAGATGGCGCTCGGTGGGCTGCCCACCGTGTAGGTGATCGGGCCGGCCGGCGTCTGCAGCTGCAGCACCGGATCCCGGCCGCCCAGGCCGCAGGCGGCGCCGGTGCCCAGGGCCAGGTCCACGCGGGTGGCCCGCTGCAGATCCCCCCGCAGCAGGGCCAGCACCCGTCGCTGCTGGCCCCGTTCCCGCACCTGACGCACCAGCCGCTCCACCTGGCGGCCCTCCGCCACCAAAGCCTGCAGCACAACCCCCCACAGCAGCAGCCCCAGGCTCAACGCCACAAGCAGCTCCGCCAGCGAGAAGCCGGCCGGACCCCTGACGGAACGGCCGTGGGAATACAGCAAGGCCATGGCGCAGCTCCGGTGAAGAGAACAGGGCGGCTCAGGTCTGGGGATCCGGCAGGCAGCCGCCCGGCCCCTGCCGCCCCAGGCGGGTCACCCCGAGGGGCAGGGCCACCACCACGCACCGCACCAGATCGGTGCCCTCGGTGCTCAGCAGCACGGTGCCGCCATCGATGATCAGCCCGTTGCTGGTGAAGCGCACCGCCGCCGGCAGGTTGTGGCTGATGCTCACCTCCAGCCCGCCGATCCCCTCCCCGAGCTCCAGTGCCGCCCCCTCGCAGGCCGGCAGGCTGCCGCCTTCGGGCTCCCGCCAGCCCGTGGCCTCCAGGCTCAGGGCGCAGGGGCGGCCCAGCCGCAGGGCGGCATCCCGGCCCCGCTCCAGCCCCACCATCACCCGGCGGCTGGCCCCCTCCAGGCGGGCAGCGGCCAGGTCCCGGCTGGCAGAGCTGAACCCCAGCTGGGCCAGCAGCCCCACCAGCACCAGGGTCAGCAGGGCTTCCGGCAGGGTGAAGCCTCCTTGCTCAGACCGTGCCATCGCCCCCTCCCTGCGGGACGCCGCAACGCCCGAAGGCCGCCGGCAAATACAGCCGTTGGCGCGGTTCGTCCTCGCCGGCCACCGCCAGCCGCAGCACCACCCCGTCTCCGCTGGCCGACACCTCCAGCTGGCGGCCCAGCCCCGGGGCCAGGGGCTGGGCCGCCAGGGCCTGCAGCAGCTGGGCCGTCGCCGTGGTGCAGTCGCCGGCGGATGGGGCCAGGCTGCGCAGGGAAGCTTCGGCCCGCGCCAGAGCCACCTCCGCCTGCTCCAGCCGCTCCTGCTGGCGCTGCTCGGCCACGGCCGCGGCGCCCGCCAGGGCCCAGAGCTGCAGGGAGGATCCCGCCGCCGCCGCGAACACCACCGAGCCGGTGAGCAGTTCGATCAGGCTCATGGCGCCACCCCCCGCAACCGTGGTGGCGCTTCACGACAAAGCAACATGGGCATGGCGATGGTGGCAACGTCTCCTCAAGAGTTCCCAGCCGAGGACAGCAGCGGCTGCCGCGGGTCCACCCCCATCAGGAAATCCCCGCAGGGGAGGCAGAGGATCCCATCGATCCGCAACGGCTCCGCGCCCAGATGGAGCAGGGCCACCGTGGCTTCCGGGTAGTCAGCCTGGAAGGCCTTCAGTCCCTGCAGATCCCTGGAGTGAACCTGGCGGCTGCGCTTCACCTCCAGGGCCGTGAAGCTGTCAGGTCCGTACACCACAAAATCCACCTCCCGGCCCGCCTTGGTGCGCCAGTAGAAGAGTTGATCGCCCCTGCGCCGGTAGGCGACCCAGGCCCGAAGATGCTGGGCAACCAGCCCCTCCAGGGCCATGCCCTCGATCTCGGCAGGGGAATCGAGTGGGCCGGCCGGCCGCAGCGAGCGGAACACACCGGCATCGAAATAGAAAAACTTGTCATGGGCGACCACCTGGCGCTTCGCCCGCCGGCTGAAGACCGGCAGCCGGAAGGCCAGCAGCAGGTCCTCCAGAATGGCCAGATAGTTCTCCACGGACTTGCGGCCCACCTTGCACTCCCTCGCGACGGCGGACAGGTTGAGGGTGTAGCCATGGGAGAAGCTGATCGCTTCGAGAAACCTGGCAAAGCCGCTGAGATCGCGCACCAGCGCCTCGGCCTGCACCTCTTCCCGGAGGTACAGCGAGGCGTAGGCCCGCAGGGTCTGCTCCGGATCCATCGCCTCCCAGACCAGGGGAACCAGGCCGAAGCGCAGGGCACGATCCAGGCTGAAATCAGCCCCCAGTTCCGCTGCCAGAAAGGGATGCATGGACGCCGACACCAGGCGCCCGGCCAGCAGATTCCAGCTGCCGCGGCGCAGCTTTCGCGCACTGGATCCGGTCAGCACGAAGCGCAGGCCGGGATCCTCCTCCACCAGGGCATGGACCACGTCCAGCAGAGCCGGCACTTTCTGCACCTCGTCGATCACCACCACGGCGATGTCGGGGTCGGCGGCCACCCTCTCGCGCAATCGTTCCGGCCTGGCGCAACCAGGTCGACTTGCCGGTGCCACGGGGACCGAACAGGAAAAAGCTGCCGGCAGGTTCCTGCAGAAATCGCCCTACCACCACCAAAACCGCCGCCTTTCTGGAGGTATCACCTCCAATTCTGCCTTGCCGACCCGGTGAGCCGTTCGATCAGGCTCATGGCGCCACCCCCCGCAGCCCCACCAGCCGCACGTCGGTGATCTGCGGCTGCGGCTGGGTCGGTGGCTGGGCCGGCGCCAGCTGCACCGCGAAGGCCCCCTGACGCGTGGGCTCGTTGCCGGCGGCGGCCAGCTCGATCAGCAGTTCGGCCGGCTGCAACTGGGGGCGCCAGTCGATCAGGCGGTAGGAGGCTCCCAAGGCCTGGCCCTGCCGCAGGGCTGCGATCGCCGGGGCCGGGGCGCACACCAGGCCGTGGACGTCCCAGTGCTCCAGCGGCAGCGCCAGCAGGCAGGGGTGGCTGCGGTGCAGCTCCGCCAGCAGCTGCTGGCCCGCCGACGCCAGCCGGTCCTCGGCCCGGCGCTGCTGCTGCTCCCGGATCCCCTGCATCCGCGCCTGCAGGCTCACGGTGTGGGCCGAGAGGCTGCCCAGCAGCAGAACCATCGAGGCCCCCATGGCCAGGGGCAGCACGAACCCCTGCTCCCGGGCGCGGTGGCGATGCAACGTGGGCATGGCGATGGCAGCGAACACCTTTTCAACGTTCCCGCGCAGGGACACCGTGGCTGGGGGAAACTGCCCCAAGTGACCGTGCCTTTCTCTAGCGGGCCATGAACCACAGCCGGCCCAGGGACACCCGCGACGAAGTCGACGGCATCGTGCGTCGCCACCAGCTCGACTATTCCCTGGGCCAGCTGCGGCTGGTGGGGCTGGTGCTGCTGGTGCTGGAGCTGAGCACCCTGCTGCTGGCCGGGAGCTTCGCCAGCGTCGAGGCTCCCGCCGGGCGGCTCAACGGCCTGATCGGCCTCTCCCCCGCCCTGCCGATGCTACCCCTCGGGTTCGGCCTCTACCTGCTCGGCGGCGGGCATCGTCGCCACCGCCACGAGCAGCCCTGGACCGGCGCCCTGCACCACACCCTGCTGCCCCTGGGGCTGATCCTGCTGCTGCTGCTGCCGGCGGTCACCATCCACGACGCCGCCACCCTGATCAGCCAGCGCCATCTGGCCCCCCTCTCGCCCCTCCAGCAACATCTGCTCAACCCCGTGCGCCTGGTCACGACCCTGCTGCTGCAGGGTGTCACCGGGGCCGGGCTGGTGCTGATCTGGCGCCAGGGCCGCCGCCAGATGCGACGGCTGGGCCTCACTCCGGCTCTGTTTTTCCAAGCCGACGCCACCGGGTCGGTCCAGGAAAGGCGGGGGCGCTCAACCAGAGAGTCCTCTAGCCTCCGGTGAGCTGGTGGAATGCCGAGGGATGGATGATCGTCAAAGGAATCCTCAGTACGCTCTAACCACCCTATCGATCAGTCATGGGCGATACTCACCTGAGCAAGT
This genomic stretch from Cyanobium gracile PCC 6307 harbors:
- a CDS encoding methyltransferase domain-containing protein, giving the protein MHIRIVSATRYSEQNFWNYSALGQSIKRLDICKEFAQIAFENSIGLPDVYNKAIESSATSDGIVFVHDDVWIEDILFIERVREGLEQFDAFGVIGNRRLVLGQPSWAYTSLEFSWDQEVNLIGAIAHGDYPFGEIMKFTNTKGACELVDGVMIAASCLQLRQRNIQFDQQFSFHFYDLDFCRQLRKAGLSLGVYPISLTHQSRGKLGTEEWKDSYIRYIRKWDQEFSNSSTVVFSTPAHDNFNPDILKLMNKDYDTIVEVGCSRGALARAYRSSFKCDKYIGIDIDEDSAVFARNHCSEVIIGDIESMNESAWNTLFPSSLWIFGDSLEHLKNPWSLLRRIRQNLKPEDSIIACIPNAQHWSVIARLASGNFQYEDEGLMDRTHLRWFTKRTIIDLFEKTGYSIELIYPRIFENPSENQYLPFIHRIAQIYDGDTNDPSNDCIPIQYVIKARPV
- a CDS encoding integrase catalytic domain-containing protein gives rise to the protein MTGYHRKSLLRRLNQRPDERQTNLRGQHRRRYGPEVVEALVPLWEASDRLCGKRLHALLPQLLESLEHHGHVQLEKGVRARVLTMSSATIDRLLAPVRKSSGGHGWRRPPRAHSGVRRRVQVRTFKGWDEHKEPGWLEIDLVAHCGGRMEGRFIWTLVATDIASGWSESLPVITRDGASVLAAIQRLRQHLPFPLRGIDADNDPAFMNALMEQWCDAPEQGIELTRSRAYQSNDQAWVEQKNGVLIRRVVGYERLVGLEAAQLLGELYAALRLFTNLFQPSFKLKSSVREGGRIKRLHHPPRTPLQQLLRTGVLSDQEAQDLKELRKRCDPVALLATMRSCQSRLALLISGQHTSAMAGEPLSWQTPEQEKRELEGFLQGLQALWRQSRPRQKKPKPRQGRRSRVDPFEAHADLIPQWLAAEPDVGSQELLDRLIDLDPQRYGPQHKRTLQRRIRDWRVARVEMRWVPFIGQMRPLTSLASDGRNGIRHQCRPHGEFCLPGSYGALHGSTSTGSGPG
- a CDS encoding Uma2 family endonuclease, with the translated sequence MTVAPPAPYPDALAPLRLPEDLRLSPDQFAAVCIANPQAALELTTEGKLIHTTPTGGETGIRNSRLLMRLLAWADSVGSWQVFDSSTGFLLPDGSVRSPDASLVRLERWRALPPEQRREFPPLCPDLLVEFASPSDEGPRGLTALRRKMAAYQANGAKLGWLLIPEQQAVEIWNSEANGEPLCLEGATTLEGDARFPGLRLELAEIWEA
- a CDS encoding DUF433 domain-containing protein; translated protein: MAFPRISHNPAVMGGKPCIRGLRITVGTIVGLMASGGSRERILEAYPLLEPADIDEALAYAAWRMEEREEELVLD
- a CDS encoding DUF5615 family PIN-like protein, which encodes MARLLVDMNLSSEWITLLQAAGHQAVHWSEVGDPRAPDTDLMRWALNNGYAIFTHDLDFGTMLALSGAHGPSVLQVRCLNVLPDAIGPLVLSLLMTYAAEIDQGALVVADERRERVRILPLNRQG
- a CDS encoding GspH/FimT family protein, whose translation is MARSEQGGFTLPEALLTLVLVGLLAQLGFSSASRDLAAARLEGASRRVMVGLERGRDAALRLGRPCALSLEATGWREPEGGSLPACEGAALELGEGIGGLEVSISHNLPAAVRFTSNGLIIDGGTVLLSTEGTDLVRCVVVALPLGVTRLGRQGPGGCLPDPQT
- a CDS encoding ATP-binding protein, which translates into the protein MAADPDIAVVVIDEVQKVPALLDVVHALVEEDPGLRFVLTGSSARKLRRGSWNLLAGRLVSASMHPFLAAELGADFSLDRALRFGLVPLVWEAMDPEQTLRAYASLYLREEVQAEALVRDLSGFARFLEAISFSHGYTLNLSAVARECKVGRKSVENYLAILEDLLLAFRLPVFSRRAKRQVVAHDKFFYFDAGVFRSLRPAGPLDSPAEIEGMALEGLVAQHLRAWVAYRRRGDQLFYWRTKAGREVDFVVYGPDSFTALEVKRSRQVHSRDLQGLKAFQADYPEATVALLHLGAEPLRIDGILCLPCGDFLMGVDPRQPLLSSAGNS